In a single window of the Nicotiana tomentosiformis chromosome 10, ASM39032v3, whole genome shotgun sequence genome:
- the LOC138900185 gene encoding uncharacterized protein gives MVLRIADELVLAQYLSLPKLQLQVFGDSQLVVNQLLGSYEVKKPKLRPYHNYAKKLMGWIGDVIIQHVPRKDNKKADDLAALASSLTLPNQVQVTICQKWVVPLTNEGESEKDDLEHLVAVSEAEKEEWRHPIIDYLSYGILPQNPRRRTEIRRRAPCFLYYKDTLYRRSFE, from the exons atggtgttGCGCATTGCGGATGAGCTGGTGCTGGCGCAGTATTTGTCACTTCCCAAG ttgcaattgcaagtctttggtgactcccagttagtggtcaatcagcttttaggtagttacgaggtcaagaaaccTAAACTACGCCCTTATCATAATTATGCTAAGAAATTGATGGGATGGATTGGTGATGTGATTATTCAACATGTGCCTAGGAAAGATAACAAGAAGGCTGATGAtttagctgccctagcttcaTCGCTAACCCTGCCTAATCAAGTGCAAGTTACCatctgccaaaaatgggtagtaccgctAACAAATGAGGGTGAAAGTGAAAAAGATGATCTTGAGCATCTTGTGGCCGTTTCTGAAGCTGAGAAGGAAGAATGGAGACATCCCATCATCGACTACTTAAGCTATGGGATACTTCCACAAAATccgaggagaaggactgaaatccgtCGTCGTGCACCttgcttcctttactacaaagatactctatataGAAGGTCATTCGAATga